A single region of the Candidatus Protochlamydia amoebophila UWE25 genome encodes:
- a CDS encoding leucine-rich repeat domain-containing protein: MNIHHSRVNPRVNPSDFVVNTDTHSYYQSNYRLKFSERIHLLCKTIFQSFLNLFFNYLEKEQLQSQWREISWGRKEITIPKFIASRLASIDKFEDENELLLNSLANPEGLNALKNTSPKKIKSSITPQSSDLFSSSQEFKLRFQDETSLNISYSQLALLREESPYFKSLWSGNFRETLQNPLALTQTEFTHLLDCLEYSISFVPLEDILSFIQLADYYQLSEAGKKLEKQLIDAYKSQKLEPFNSTTDSLVELKALLNFAQQYQLNTLKNYLELIVVSSLLNQASHVTEFEKILKHFSNEIERLNFSKNIFLTDAHLLALKNCKNLKALHLQECDKLTDAGLAHLASLMALQHLNLNGCWELTDAGLAHLASLMALQHLNLAKCHKITDAGLAHLTSLVALQHLDLSCCRNLTDAGLTHLRPLVALTHLNLAKCHKITDAGLAHLTSLVALQHLDLSYCEKLTDAGLAHLTPLVALQHLDLSYSHHFTNAGLAHLTSLVALQHLNLNSCYKFTDAGLAHLTSLVALQHLDLSCCRNLTDAGLAHLAPLVALQHLDLSYSHHFTNAGLAHLTSLVALQHLDLSCCRNLTDAGLAHLTSLVALQHLDLSSCKKLTDAGLEHLTPLVALQHLDLSSCKKLTDAGLAHLAPLVALQHLDLSSCKKLTDAGLAHLAPLVALQHLNLNWCDKLTDAGVAHFKSSVAPLHLKIIY; this comes from the coding sequence TTGAATATTCATCATTCAAGAGTTAATCCAAGAGTTAATCCTAGTGATTTCGTTGTCAATACAGACACTCATTCTTACTATCAATCGAACTATCGTTTAAAATTTTCTGAACGAATTCATTTATTGTGCAAAACAATTTTTCAGTCCTTTCTCAACTTATTCTTTAATTATCTCGAAAAAGAGCAGCTTCAGTCTCAATGGAGAGAGATTTCTTGGGGACGAAAAGAAATTACGATTCCCAAATTTATTGCAAGTCGCCTCGCATCAATTGATAAATTTGAGGATGAAAACGAGCTTTTATTAAATTCTTTAGCTAACCCAGAAGGATTAAATGCTTTAAAGAACACTTCCCCCAAAAAAATAAAATCATCCATAACTCCACAATCTTCGGATCTTTTCTCTTCATCCCAGGAATTTAAACTGAGATTTCAGGATGAAACTTCGCTAAACATCTCGTATTCTCAACTAGCTTTGTTAAGGGAAGAATCGCCCTATTTTAAAAGTCTTTGGTCGGGAAATTTTCGAGAAACCCTTCAAAATCCTCTTGCTTTAACGCAAACAGAGTTTACTCATCTGCTCGATTGCCTGGAATATTCTATTTCTTTTGTTCCTTTGGAAGATATCCTTTCTTTCATTCAACTAGCCGATTATTATCAACTGTCAGAAGCTGGGAAAAAATTAGAAAAACAGCTGATCGATGCGTATAAATCCCAAAAATTGGAACCGTTTAACTCTACCACAGATAGTTTAGTGGAATTAAAAGCACTTTTAAATTTTGCGCAGCAATACCAACTAAATACTTTAAAAAATTATTTAGAACTTATAGTTGTGAGTTCTTTATTAAACCAAGCTTCTCATGTAACCGAATTTGAAAAAATTTTAAAGCACTTCTCAAATGAAATAGAAAGACTCAATTTTTCAAAGAACATCTTTTTGACTGATGCCCATCTGTTAGCGTTAAAAAATTGTAAAAATTTAAAAGCACTACATCTCCAGGAATGCGACAAACTTACCGACGCAGGATTAGCCCATTTAGCATCCTTGATGGCTTTGCAGCATTTAAATCTGAACGGATGCTGGGAACTCACCGACGCAGGATTAGCCCATTTAGCATCCTTGATGGCTTTGCAGCATTTAAATCTGGCTAAGTGCCATAAAATCACCGACGCAGGATTAGCCCATTTGACATCTTTGGTGGCTTTACAGCATTTAGATCTGAGCTGTTGTAGAAATCTTACTGACGCTGGATTAACGCATTTGAGACCTTTAGTGGCTTTAACGCATTTAAATCTGGCTAAGTGCCATAAAATCACCGACGCAGGATTAGCCCATTTGACATCTTTGGTGGCTTTACAGCATTTAGACCTAAGCTATTGCGAAAAACTTACTGACGCTGGATTAGCCCATTTGACACCTTTAGTGGCTTTACAGCATTTAGATCTGAGTTACAGCCACCATTTTACGAATGCAGGATTAGCCCATTTGACATCTTTGGTGGCTTTACAGCATTTGAATTTGAATAGCTGCTATAAATTCACTGATGCTGGATTAGCCCATTTGACATCTTTGGTGGCTTTGCAGCATTTAGACCTAAGCTGTTGCAGAAATCTTACTGACGCTGGATTAGCCCATTTGGCACCTTTAGTGGCTTTACAGCATTTAGATCTGAGTTACAGCCACCATTTTACGAATGCAGGATTAGCCCATTTGACATCTTTGGTGGCTTTGCAGCATTTAGACCTAAGCTGTTGCAGAAATCTTACTGACGCTGGATTAGCCCATTTGACATCTTTGGTAGCTTTACAGCACTTAGATCTAAGTTCGTGCAAAAAACTCACGGATGCTGGATTAGAGCATTTGACACCTTTAGTGGCTTTACAGCATTTGGATCTGAGTTCGTGCAAAAAACTCACGGATGCTGGATTAGCGCATTTGGCACCTTTAGTGGCTTTACAGCATTTGGATCTGAGTTCGTGCAAAAAACTCACGGATGCTGGATTAGCCCATTTGGCACCTTTAGTGGCTTTGCAGCATTTAAATTTGAATTGGTGCGATAAGCTTACCGACGCTGGAGTGGCGCATTTTAAATCCTCAGTAGCTCCCCTCCATTTAAAAATTATTTATTAA
- a CDS encoding leucine-rich repeat domain-containing protein: protein MNIHNPSVKPSNLLVNADTHSYFRSNNYLKFSERIGLLCKTIFQGFLNLFFNYLEKEQLQSQWREISGGRKEITIPKFIASRLASSDISLTSSSQILCDAPPFSIRTPTQETIDKFEDENELLLNSLANPEELNVLKNTSPKKIKSSTTPQSSDLFSSSQEFKLRFQDETSLNISYSQLALLREKSPYFKSLWSGNFRETLQNPLALTQTEFTHLLDCLEYSISFVPLEDILSFIQLADYYQLSEAGKKLEKQLIEAYKSQKLEPFNSTTDSLVELKALLNFAQQYQLNTLKNYLELIVVSSLLNQASHVTEFEKILKHFSNEIERLNFSKNASLTDAHLLALKNCKNLKALHLQECYKLTDTGLVYLAPLVSLQYLNLFDCIKLTDAGLAHLTPLVALRHLNLMGCNKLTNAGLMHLRPLMALQHLDLSCCRNLTDAGLAHLAPLVALQHLCLSECTNLTGAGLAHLKPLVNLQHLNLNSCYKLTDAGLAHLTPLMALQHLDLSCCRNLTDAGLAHLRPLVALQHLDLNCCKNFTDAGLTHLTPLVALQHLNLSCCRNLTDAGLAYLMPLVALSHLNLAGCHNFTDAGLAHLAPLVALQHLNLGDCYRLTNAGLEHLTPLVALQHLDLSECEKLTDAGLTHLVPLVALTHLDLSECDKLTDAGLAHLTPLEALQHLNLNWCDKLTDAGLAHLTPLLALQDLYLGYCKNFTEVGLAHFKSSVAPLHLKIIR, encoded by the coding sequence TTGAATATTCATAATCCAAGTGTTAAACCTAGTAATCTCCTCGTTAACGCAGATACCCATTCTTATTTTCGATCGAACAATTATTTAAAATTTTCTGAACGAATTGGTTTGCTATGTAAAACAATTTTTCAGGGCTTCCTCAACTTATTCTTTAATTATCTCGAAAAAGAGCAGCTTCAGTCTCAATGGAGAGAAATTTCTGGGGGACGAAAAGAAATTACGATTCCCAAATTTATCGCAAGTCGCCTCGCATCATCTGATATATCTTTAACAAGTTCGAGTCAAATTCTATGTGATGCCCCTCCTTTTTCAATAAGAACCCCCACTCAGGAAACTATTGATAAATTTGAGGATGAAAACGAGCTTTTATTAAATTCTTTAGCTAATCCAGAAGAATTAAATGTTTTAAAGAACACTTCCCCAAAAAAAATAAAATCATCCACAACTCCACAATCTTCGGATCTTTTCTCTTCATCCCAGGAATTTAAACTGAGATTTCAGGATGAAACTTCGCTAAACATCTCGTATTCTCAACTAGCTTTGTTAAGGGAAAAATCGCCCTATTTTAAAAGTCTTTGGTCGGGAAATTTTCGAGAAACCCTTCAAAATCCTCTTGCTTTAACGCAAACAGAGTTTACTCATCTGCTCGATTGCCTGGAATATTCTATTTCTTTTGTTCCTTTGGAAGATATCCTTTCTTTCATTCAACTAGCCGATTATTATCAACTGTCAGAAGCTGGGAAAAAATTAGAAAAACAGCTGATTGAGGCGTATAAATCCCAAAAATTGGAACCGTTTAACTCTACCACAGATAGTTTAGTGGAATTAAAAGCACTTTTAAATTTTGCGCAGCAATACCAATTAAATACTTTAAAAAATTATTTAGAACTTATAGTTGTGAGTTCTTTATTAAACCAAGCTTCTCATGTAACTGAATTTGAAAAAATTTTAAAGCACTTCTCAAATGAAATAGAAAGGCTCAATTTTTCAAAGAATGCCTCTTTGACTGATGCCCATCTGTTAGCGTTAAAAAATTGTAAAAATTTAAAAGCACTACATCTCCAGGAATGCTACAAACTCACTGACACTGGTTTAGTATATTTGGCGCCTTTAGTGTCTTTACAATATTTGAATTTGTTCGATTGTATAAAGCTTACCGACGCTGGCTTAGCGCATTTGACACCTTTGGTGGCTTTAAGGCATTTAAATCTGATGGGATGTAATAAGCTTACGAATGCAGGATTAATGCATTTGCGACCTTTAATGGCTTTGCAACATTTAGATCTGAGTTGTTGTAGAAATCTTACTGACGCTGGATTAGCGCATTTGGCACCTTTAGTCGCTTTGCAGCATTTATGTCTAAGTGAATGCACTAATCTCACTGGTGCTGGGTTAGCTCATTTGAAACCTTTGGTAAATTTGCAGCATTTGAATTTGAATAGCTGCTATAAACTCACGGATGCTGGATTGGCGCATTTAACGCCTTTAATGGCTTTGCAGCATTTAGACCTAAGTTGTTGTAGAAATCTTACTGACGCTGGATTAGCCCATTTGCGACCTTTAGTGGCTTTGCAGCATTTAGACTTGAACTGTTGTAAAAATTTTACGGATGCTGGATTAACGCATTTGACACCTTTAGTGGCTTTACAGCATTTAAACCTAAGTTGTTGTAGAAATCTTACTGACGCTGGATTAGCGTATTTGATGCCTTTAGTGGCTTTATCGCATTTAAATTTGGCTGGATGCCATAATTTCACGGATGCTGGATTGGCGCATTTGGCACCTTTAGTGGCTTTGCAGCATCTAAATTTGGGTGATTGCTATAGACTCACGAATGCTGGATTAGAGCATTTAACGCCTTTAGTGGCTTTGCAGCATTTGGATCTAAGTGAGTGCGAAAAGCTCACGGATGCTGGATTAACGCATTTGGTGCCCTTAGTGGCTTTAACGCATTTGGATTTGAGTGAATGCGATAAGCTCACGGATGCTGGATTAGCCCATTTGACACCTTTGGAGGCCTTGCAGCATTTAAATTTGAATTGGTGCGATAAGCTTACCGACGCTGGATTGGCGCATTTAACACCTTTACTGGCTTTGCAAGATTTGTATTTGGGCTATTGCAAAAATTTCACCGAAGTTGGATTGGCGCATTTTAAATCCTCAGTAGCTCCACTCCATTTAAAAATTATTCGTTAA
- a CDS encoding IS630 transposase-related protein yields the protein MAYSKDLRQKALNYLETGHSAEEVRQVFGIALRTVFNWLKRQRNGCLEDKPRKRHPIKIDNDQLKSYIKKYPDSYLKEIAKEFNVDPSSIFYACKRLKIT from the coding sequence ATGGCATATTCCAAAGATTTAAGACAAAAAGCACTCAACTATTTAGAAACTGGACATTCTGCAGAAGAAGTCAGACAAGTTTTCGGTATAGCGTTAAGAACAGTGTTTAACTGGCTGAAACGCCAAAGAAATGGATGTTTAGAAGATAAACCAAGAAAAAGACACCCAATTAAAATTGATAATGACCAACTAAAGAGCTATATTAAAAAATATCCTGATAGTTATTTGAAAGAGATAGCGAAAGAATTTAATGTAGATCCTTCCTCTATATTCTATGCTTGTAAAAGGCTTAAAATCACTTAA
- a CDS encoding BTB/POZ domain-containing protein yields MNIHNPRVNPSNLLVNADTHSYFRSNNYLKFSERIGLLCKTIFQSFLNLFFNYLEKEQLQSQWREIFWGQKEITIPKFIASRLASSDISLTSSSQTLCDAPLFSTRTRTQETMDDLEDENRPLLSPLTNLEELNALKGTSPKEIESSTQPSGFFSSPQEHRRTLTQETIDKLEDENKLLLNLLTNLEALNALEDPFPKKIESSPQPSGFFSSPQEHRRTLTQETIDKLEDENKLLLNLLTNLEALNALEDPFPKKIESSPQPSVCFSSPRKLRRARTQETIDNLEDENKLLLNSLANPEALNALEDPFPKKIESSPQPSVCFSSPRELRRARTQETIDNLEDENKLLLNLLTNLEALNALEDPSPKEIESSTQPSVCFSSPQELRRARTQETIDNLEDENKLLLNPLTNLEALNALKGTSPKEIESSTQPSVCFSSPQELRRTLTQETIDNLEDENKLLLNPLTNPEALNASEDTSSKKIKSSTTPQSSDLFPSSQELRRARAQETIDNLEDENKLLLNSLANPEALNALKDPSPKEIESSTQPLGFFSSPQELRRTLTQETMDNLEDENKLLLNPLTNPEELNASEDTSSKKIKSSTTPQSSDLFPSSQEFKLRFQDETSLNISYSQLALLREKSPYFKSLWSGNFRETLQDPLTLTQTEFTHLLDCLKYSFPFVPLEDILSFIQLADYYQLSEVEKKLEKQLIEAYKSQKLEPFNSSEDSLVELKALLNFAQQYRLNVLKSYLVDSLLNQTSQLTEFEKVLKYFSNEIEELNFSKNIFLTDAHLLALKNCKNLKALHLQECPNLTDAGLAHLTSLVTLQHLDLSYCSNFTDAGLAHLRPLVALTHLNLRWCRNLTDAGLAHLTPLVALKYLDLSYCSNFTDAGLTHLTPLVTLQHLDLSCCSNFTDAGLAHLRPLVALTHLNLRWCHNFTDAGLAHLTPLVALQHLNLNLCWKLTDAGLAHLRPLVALQNLDLSYCSNFTDAGLAHLTPLVVLQHLDLSSCKKLTDAGLAHLTPLVALQHLDLSWCNHLTDAGLRHLTPLLALQDLYLYSCENFTEVGLAHFKSSVASLHLNLKWCKRFQ; encoded by the coding sequence TTGAATATTCATAATCCAAGAGTTAATCCTAGTAATCTCCTCGTTAACGCAGATACCCATTCTTATTTTCGATCGAACAATTATTTAAAATTTTCTGAACGAATTGGTTTGCTGTGTAAAACAATTTTCCAGAGCTTCCTCAACTTATTCTTTAATTATCTCGAAAAAGAACAGCTTCAGTCTCAATGGAGAGAAATTTTTTGGGGGCAAAAAGAAATTACGATTCCCAAATTTATTGCAAGCCGCCTCGCATCATCTGATATATCGTTAACAAGTTCGAGTCAAACTCTATGTGATGCCCCTCTTTTTTCAACAAGAACGCGCACTCAGGAAACTATGGATGATCTTGAGGATGAAAATAGGCCTTTATTAAGTCCCTTAACTAACCTAGAAGAATTAAATGCTTTAAAAGGCACTTCCCCAAAGGAAATTGAGTCCTCCACACAACCTTCAGGTTTTTTCTCTTCACCTCAGGAACATAGAAGAACGCTCACTCAGGAAACTATTGATAAACTTGAGGATGAAAACAAGCTTTTATTAAATCTTTTAACTAACCTAGAAGCATTAAATGCTTTAGAGGACCCTTTCCCAAAGAAAATTGAATCATCCCCACAACCTTCAGGTTTTTTCTCTTCACCTCAGGAACATAGAAGAACGCTCACTCAGGAAACTATTGATAAACTTGAGGATGAAAACAAGCTTTTATTAAATCTTTTAACTAACCTAGAAGCATTAAATGCTTTAGAGGACCCTTTCCCAAAGAAAATTGAATCATCCCCACAACCTTCAGTTTGTTTCTCTTCACCCCGGAAACTTAGAAGAGCGCGTACTCAGGAAACTATTGATAATCTTGAGGATGAAAACAAGCTTTTATTAAATTCTTTAGCTAACCCAGAAGCATTAAATGCTTTAGAGGACCCTTTCCCAAAGAAAATTGAGTCCTCCCCACAACCTTCAGTTTGTTTCTCTTCACCCCGGGAACTTAGAAGAGCGCGTACTCAGGAAACTATTGATAATCTTGAGGATGAAAACAAACTTTTATTAAATCTTTTAACTAACCTAGAAGCATTAAATGCTTTGGAGGACCCTTCCCCAAAGGAAATTGAGTCCTCCACACAACCCTCAGTTTGTTTCTCTTCACCTCAGGAACTTAGAAGAGCGCGTACTCAGGAAACTATTGATAATCTTGAGGATGAAAACAAGCTTTTATTAAATCCTTTAACTAACCTAGAAGCATTAAATGCTTTAAAAGGCACTTCCCCAAAGGAAATTGAGTCCTCCACACAACCTTCAGTTTGTTTCTCTTCACCTCAGGAACTTAGAAGAACGCTCACTCAGGAAACTATTGATAATCTTGAGGATGAAAACAAACTTTTATTAAATCCTTTAACTAACCCAGAAGCATTAAATGCTTCAGAGGACACTTCCTCAAAGAAAATAAAATCATCCACAACTCCACAATCTTCGGATCTTTTCCCTTCATCCCAGGAACTTAGAAGAGCGCGCGCTCAGGAAACTATTGATAATCTTGAGGATGAAAACAAGCTTTTATTAAATTCTTTAGCTAACCCAGAAGCATTAAATGCTTTAAAGGACCCTTCCCCAAAAGAAATTGAGTCCTCCACACAACCTTTAGGCTTTTTCTCTTCACCTCAGGAACTTAGAAGAACGCTCACTCAGGAAACTATGGATAATCTTGAGGATGAAAACAAACTTTTATTAAATCCTTTAACTAACCCAGAAGAATTAAATGCTTCAGAGGACACTTCCTCAAAGAAAATAAAATCATCCACAACTCCACAATCTTCGGATCTTTTCCCTTCATCCCAGGAATTTAAACTGAGATTTCAGGATGAAACTTCACTAAATATATCGTATTCTCAACTAGCTTTGTTAAGGGAAAAATCGCCCTATTTTAAAAGTCTTTGGTCAGGAAATTTTCGAGAAACCCTTCAAGATCCTCTCACTTTGACGCAAACAGAGTTTACTCATTTGCTCGATTGCCTGAAATATTCTTTTCCTTTTGTTCCTTTGGAAGATATCCTTTCTTTCATTCAACTAGCCGATTATTATCAACTGTCAGAAGTTGAGAAAAAATTAGAAAAACAGCTGATTGAGGCGTATAAATCCCAAAAATTGGAACCGTTTAACTCCAGCGAAGATAGTTTAGTGGAATTAAAAGCACTTTTAAATTTTGCGCAGCAGTATCGATTAAATGTTTTAAAAAGCTATTTGGTGGATTCCTTATTAAACCAGACCTCTCAGTTAACCGAATTTGAAAAAGTTTTAAAGTATTTTTCAAATGAGATAGAAGAACTCAATTTTTCAAAGAACATCTTTTTGACTGATGCCCATCTGTTAGCGTTAAAAAATTGTAAAAATTTAAAAGCACTACATCTCCAAGAATGTCCCAATCTCACCGATGCTGGATTAGCGCATTTGACATCTTTAGTGACTTTACAGCATTTAGATCTGAGCTATTGTAGCAATTTCACGGATGCTGGATTAGCGCATTTGAGACCTTTAGTGGCTTTAACGCATTTGAATCTGAGGTGGTGCAGAAATCTTACTGACGCCGGATTAGCCCATTTGACACCTTTGGTGGCTTTAAAATATTTGGATCTGAGCTATTGTAGCAATTTCACGGATGCTGGACTAACGCATTTGACACCTTTAGTGACTTTACAGCATTTAGATCTGAGCTGTTGTAGCAATTTCACGGATGCTGGATTAGCGCATTTGAGACCTTTAGTGGCTTTAACGCATTTGAATCTGAGGTGGTGCCATAATTTCACAGATGCTGGATTGGCACATTTAACTCCCTTAGTGGCTTTGCAGCATTTAAATCTGAACCTATGCTGGAAACTCACTGATGCTGGATTAGCCCATTTGAGACCTTTAGTGGCTTTGCAGAATTTGGATCTGAGCTATTGTAGCAATTTCACGGATGCTGGATTAGCGCATTTGACACCTTTAGTGGTTTTACAGCATTTAGATCTGAGTTCGTGCAAAAAACTCACGGATGCTGGATTGGCGCATTTGACACCTTTAGTGGCCTTGCAGCATTTAGATCTGAGTTGGTGCAATCATCTTACTGACGCTGGATTGAGGCATTTAACGCCTTTACTGGCTTTGCAAGATTTGTATTTGTACTCTTGCGAAAATTTCACCGAAGTTGGATTGGCGCATTTTAAATCCTCAGTAGCTTCACTTCATTTAAATCTGAAGTGGTGCAAACGTTTTCAATGA
- a CDS encoding tRNA (guanine(46)-N(7))-methyltransferase TrmB, giving the protein MKPKDLKSPFKWEHRQIVIQDRVWYVPDQHLSDIPFIFPGWTHDQTFAQDKPIYLEYCSGNGAWIASKAIEQSQYNWVGIEKKFDRTRKIWSKIKKFELDNLLTICGEGFHVTRDFFANESVDAVFINFPDPWPKKRHAKHRIVQPAFVKEIHRILKSDKLFTLVTDDAAYSKIMIDVIYQTGGFISLFEAPYYTTSYPGYGSSYFEELWREKGKSIHYHVFRKI; this is encoded by the coding sequence ATGAAGCCAAAAGATTTAAAATCACCATTTAAATGGGAACATCGTCAAATCGTTATTCAAGATCGAGTTTGGTATGTTCCGGATCAGCACTTATCGGACATCCCTTTTATCTTTCCAGGTTGGACGCATGACCAAACATTTGCTCAAGACAAACCTATCTACTTAGAGTATTGCAGCGGAAATGGTGCATGGATTGCTTCTAAAGCCATTGAACAGTCGCAATATAACTGGGTTGGTATTGAAAAAAAATTTGATCGAACGCGTAAAATTTGGTCCAAGATTAAGAAATTTGAACTTGATAATCTCTTAACAATTTGTGGAGAAGGGTTTCATGTTACCCGAGATTTTTTTGCTAATGAAAGTGTGGATGCCGTTTTTATTAATTTTCCAGATCCATGGCCCAAAAAAAGACATGCTAAACACCGCATTGTTCAACCAGCTTTTGTCAAAGAAATTCATCGTATCTTAAAAAGTGATAAACTCTTTACTCTAGTCACAGACGATGCTGCATATTCAAAAATCATGATTGATGTCATTTATCAAACCGGCGGTTTCATATCACTCTTTGAAGCTCCTTATTATACGACTTCTTATCCAGGTTATGGATCTTCTTACTTTGAAGAGCTTTGGAGAGAAAAAGGAAAATCGATTCATTACCACGTTTTTCGAAAAATTTAA
- a CDS encoding dipeptidase produces MTFIADLHCDLLSYLEQDVKRTPHDPAVRCSLSQLKAGFVKWQTLAIFTETDSSSVKKGLSQLKIYQQLLRDFPLNMQPYQRFVSTIEEAAPLSVLIAFENASGFCGEQEPLKVGMARLNNFIETIAKPFYISLTWNRENRFGGGALTQIGLKEEGKLLLKELDQKQIAIDLSHTSDALAYEIIDYIDQQSLTLPLIASHSNARTLQYVPRNLPTDIAKEIFKRNGLIGLNLYAPFLGEREESILEHLAFWLELGGEDGICLGTDFFYEEDFTSTYQNREKTFFSQFGDASTYPILLEFVKKQLKLSDQQIDKWAYQNVTRFLASHLSL; encoded by the coding sequence ATGACATTTATCGCTGATTTACATTGCGATCTTCTTTCATATTTAGAGCAAGACGTTAAAAGAACGCCGCATGATCCAGCTGTTCGTTGTTCACTCTCTCAATTGAAAGCAGGGTTTGTCAAATGGCAAACTTTAGCGATTTTCACTGAAACAGATTCTTCGTCTGTCAAAAAAGGACTTTCTCAATTGAAAATTTATCAACAATTATTGAGAGATTTTCCTTTAAACATGCAACCTTACCAACGTTTCGTGTCTACAATCGAGGAAGCAGCTCCACTTTCTGTATTGATTGCTTTTGAAAATGCCTCTGGTTTTTGCGGAGAACAAGAACCCTTAAAAGTAGGGATGGCGCGTTTAAATAATTTCATCGAAACGATTGCGAAACCTTTTTATATCAGTTTGACTTGGAATAGGGAAAACCGCTTTGGAGGAGGAGCACTCACCCAAATTGGCTTGAAAGAAGAGGGGAAATTATTATTAAAAGAACTCGATCAAAAACAAATTGCGATTGATTTGAGCCATACCTCCGATGCCCTTGCGTATGAAATTATCGATTACATCGATCAACAGTCGTTAACCCTTCCTTTAATCGCTAGCCATTCTAATGCACGAACTTTGCAATATGTCCCTCGCAATTTACCTACTGATATTGCCAAAGAGATTTTTAAGAGAAACGGGCTCATTGGATTAAATTTGTATGCTCCCTTTCTCGGAGAGAGAGAAGAATCGATCCTCGAGCATCTTGCATTTTGGCTCGAACTCGGTGGAGAGGATGGTATTTGTTTAGGCACAGATTTTTTCTACGAAGAAGATTTTACTTCAACCTACCAAAACAGAGAGAAAACTTTTTTCTCACAATTTGGAGATGCCTCCACTTACCCAATTCTGCTAGAATTTGTGAAAAAACAACTCAAATTGAGTGATCAACAAATCGACAAATGGGCTTATCAAAATGTTACCCGTTTTCTTGCTTCGCATTTGTCACTTTGA
- a CDS encoding dipeptidase, translating to MGPSLPSCLAEIKYLIEQNREEWLKEYYTFLSFPSISSETHFQVSLLNCANWVVDYLKTLGFEVELWPTEQDGPPVIYATHLKAGADKPTLLIYNHYDVQPADPLNEWKTDPFQPSLRDGSVYARGAQDNKGQCFYVLQALKFYLKQYSRLPINIKLCIEGEEEIGSAGLSRLLPTKAEALKADYLAVVDLGLRDSQVPAVTLGIRGILTMDVEVQGSDNDLHSGSHGGIAINPIHALVAMLASLRDASGKITVNGFYDDVEEMSLEERSSVSFYFDLADYQKLTGAYPGGGEKDKTALERAWARPTLEINGINGGYTGKGFKTVIPAKASAKISCRLVSQQDPKKIGRLIEHHLNEAAPQGIQVRITIHQGQGRAIRVSPKSQLVASFSEAFQEVFGVPCEFIFEGASIPIVPELGMACGGEVILIGLGLTTDLIHAPNEHFGLDRLEKGILIIARAIELLAQHPKDKRLEKCSKSLSL from the coding sequence ATGGGTCCTTCTTTACCAAGCTGTCTAGCAGAAATTAAATACTTGATCGAGCAAAATCGAGAAGAATGGCTAAAAGAGTATTATACTTTTTTAAGTTTTCCCAGTATTAGTTCTGAAACTCACTTTCAAGTCTCTCTATTAAACTGTGCAAACTGGGTTGTCGATTATTTAAAAACACTAGGTTTTGAGGTAGAGCTTTGGCCGACTGAACAAGATGGCCCCCCAGTTATTTACGCCACACACTTAAAGGCAGGTGCCGACAAACCCACCCTTCTCATTTATAATCACTACGATGTACAACCTGCCGATCCCCTAAATGAATGGAAAACAGATCCTTTTCAACCAAGCTTAAGAGACGGAAGTGTTTATGCTCGAGGAGCCCAAGATAATAAAGGACAGTGTTTTTATGTTCTTCAAGCCTTAAAATTTTATTTAAAACAATATTCTCGATTACCGATTAACATCAAACTTTGTATTGAGGGAGAAGAGGAAATTGGTAGTGCAGGATTATCTCGATTATTACCAACCAAAGCAGAAGCTTTAAAGGCTGATTATTTAGCCGTTGTCGATTTAGGACTTAGGGACTCTCAAGTCCCTGCCGTGACATTAGGCATTCGGGGTATTCTCACAATGGATGTCGAAGTACAAGGTTCAGATAATGATTTACATTCTGGCTCCCATGGGGGAATCGCCATCAATCCTATTCATGCGCTTGTAGCCATGCTCGCTTCATTAAGAGATGCTTCAGGAAAAATTACTGTTAATGGATTTTATGATGATGTTGAAGAGATGAGCTTGGAAGAGCGTTCATCGGTTTCTTTTTATTTTGATTTAGCTGACTATCAAAAGCTAACAGGGGCCTATCCTGGTGGAGGAGAAAAAGATAAAACAGCTTTAGAAAGAGCCTGGGCAAGACCTACTTTAGAAATTAATGGGATTAATGGCGGATATACAGGCAAAGGATTTAAAACAGTGATTCCTGCGAAAGCCTCAGCTAAAATATCTTGCCGATTAGTTTCTCAACAAGATCCAAAAAAAATTGGAAGACTCATCGAGCACCATCTTAACGAAGCCGCTCCCCAAGGGATTCAAGTAAGAATTACTATACATCAAGGGCAAGGAAGGGCCATTCGAGTTAGTCCAAAATCGCAACTGGTCGCATCGTTTTCAGAGGCTTTTCAGGAAGTTTTTGGTGTGCCTTGTGAATTCATTTTTGAAGGAGCCTCAATCCCTATTGTTCCTGAACTTGGAATGGCTTGTGGAGGAGAAGTTATTTTAATTGGATTGGGACTCACAACAGATCTTATTCATGCTCCGAATGAACATTTTGGGTTGGATCGGTTAGAAAAAGGGATCCTGATCATAGCTAGAGCGATTGAATTATTAGCGCAACATCCCAAAGACAAACGCTTAGAAAAATGCTCTAAGAGTTTGTCTTTATAA